The window CGTGTCGGTGATCGGTGTCGATACGGCGAGCATCGATAACGGACCGTCGAAAGACTTCCTCGTGCATCGGGCGGCGGGTGCCGCCAACGTCATCGGCGTCGAGAACCTGACGAACCTCGACCAGCTGCCGCCGAAGGGCGCCTGGGTCGTCGCGCTGCCGATGAAGATCGCGCAGGGCACGGGTGCACCGGCGCGCGTCATCGCGCTGCTGCCGCGCTGAAGATGAACCGCAGATAAACGCGAAATAATCGCGCGCCACCGCGACGGAGCGAAGCAACGCGCGGCGTTCCTCTCATGCTGACGCAGAGTGCCGAACGCAACGGCGCCTGACGCAGCAAGAGAGAGATGAGGAGATGATCATGAAGTACTTTCTCGCGATGGCCGTGCTTGCCGCGCCCCTCGCTATGGCTGCGGCTCCCACCCCGGCGGAAGCCGGCCCGCGCGACGGCTACCGCTGCCACATGGTGAAGAAGACCGTGTGGACGTGGGGCAAGAAGCGCTCGAAGTGGGTGCAGGTGTGCAGGCCGCGCTACAGCCACGGCCACCGCGGCCATCGCCACTAACTAAGCCTAACCAGTGACGTTCCGCCCGCATGCGCTTCACCGCACGGCGGGCGGATTCTTTTACAGTGAAGGTTTAGCGCGGGCGCAGCAGAGAGACGGCGCCGGTGAGCGCCGTCAGGCCGCGTTGCTGGAAGTGCGGATGGTCGGCGAGCACATCCTTCGATACGAGGTCGATGCGCCCGTAGCGATCGGAGAACAGGTCGTCGACCATCCTCGGCGAGGTCGCGAACGGCGGTCCGTTCATTTGGCGCTGATCGTAGTCGACGGTGATGAGCAGGATGGGAGCCTTAGGCAGGAGCGCCTTGAGCTTGTCGGCATATTGGTCTTGCATGCTGGCGGGCAGGGCGACGAGCGCGGCGCGGTCGTAGACCCCGGCGACGCCGGCGACGGCCGACTCCGGCAACCCGAAGAAATCGCCGATCCAGATCTCGTATGGACCCGATGACTTGACGGTGAAGTTCGCCTCGTGGCGGACAGTCGGGACCAGCTCGCGCTCGGCGAAAAATTCACCGACCGCCTGCTCGCTCAGCTCGGCGCCGACGACGGCATGTCCATGCTCGGCCAGCCACTGCATGTCGAGGCTTTTGCCGCACAAAGGTACGAACACGCGCGCGCCGGCCGGCACCGCGAGTCGCGACC of the Hyphomicrobium album genome contains:
- a CDS encoding thiopurine S-methyltransferase, yielding MDHEFWLERWKTQDIGFHQPQFDPALDKFWSRLAVPAGARVFVPLCGKSLDMQWLAEHGHAVVGAELSEQAVGEFFAERELVPTVRHEANFTVKSSGPYEIWIGDFFGLPESAVAGVAGVYDRAALVALPASMQDQYADKLKALLPKAPILLITVDYDQRQMNGPPFATSPRMVDDLFSDRYGRIDLVSKDVLADHPHFQQRGLTALTGAVSLLRPR